One Sulfuricurvum sp. DNA window includes the following coding sequences:
- a CDS encoding adenylosuccinate synthase: MKADLIVGIQWGDEGKGKIVDLLAQKYDCVARYQGGHNAGHTIVVDGKTHALHLIPSGILNPKAINIIGNGVVVSPEALIKEMKQFDNLLGRLFVSESAHMILTFHTLIDQAKEKLRGEKAIGTTGRGIGPAYSEKIARAGFRLGELRDVATLTNRVMEYFEQNSAIFQALNIKLPSREELTEELTIFAEALVPFLANTTQMAWKLMDEDKKILLEGAQGTMLDIDHGTYPYVTSSSTISAGACTGLGVNPKDIGKVTGIVKAYCTRVGNGPFPTEDHGEIGERLRKQGHEFGTTTGRPRRCGWFDAVACRYASRLNGCDDLSIMKLDVLDGFDEIQVCVGYEVNGEVIDYMPLDLENVKPVYKTFAGWDKTEGVRNFDDLPETAQIYLKALEELTQTKIGMISTSPDRNDTIVF, from the coding sequence ATGAAAGCGGATTTAATAGTAGGGATTCAGTGGGGAGATGAAGGAAAAGGGAAAATCGTCGATTTACTCGCGCAAAAATACGATTGTGTTGCCCGTTACCAAGGGGGACACAATGCCGGTCATACCATCGTTGTTGATGGCAAAACCCATGCACTTCACTTGATTCCCTCAGGGATTTTAAATCCTAAAGCAATCAATATCATCGGTAACGGTGTTGTTGTCTCTCCGGAAGCGTTGATCAAAGAGATGAAGCAGTTTGATAACCTCCTCGGACGTTTGTTTGTCTCTGAGTCGGCACACATGATCTTGACGTTTCACACGTTGATTGACCAAGCCAAAGAGAAACTTCGTGGTGAAAAAGCGATCGGTACGACGGGTCGAGGTATTGGACCAGCCTACAGCGAAAAAATCGCCCGTGCAGGATTTCGCCTCGGAGAACTTCGTGATGTTGCAACTTTGACGAACCGTGTTATGGAATATTTCGAGCAAAACAGTGCAATTTTTCAAGCATTGAATATCAAATTACCAAGCCGTGAAGAGCTAACCGAAGAGTTAACAATATTTGCTGAAGCATTAGTTCCATTTTTGGCGAATACGACGCAGATGGCGTGGAAACTTATGGATGAGGATAAAAAAATCCTCCTAGAGGGTGCTCAGGGGACGATGCTCGATATCGATCACGGAACCTATCCGTATGTTACGAGTTCATCGACCATTTCAGCGGGTGCGTGTACGGGTCTTGGGGTGAATCCAAAAGACATCGGCAAAGTGACAGGGATTGTCAAAGCGTATTGTACCCGTGTCGGAAACGGCCCTTTCCCAACTGAAGATCATGGTGAAATCGGTGAGCGTTTGCGTAAGCAAGGGCATGAGTTTGGAACCACTACGGGTCGTCCTCGTCGTTGCGGATGGTTTGACGCGGTAGCATGTCGCTACGCGAGCCGTTTGAACGGATGTGATGATCTCTCTATTATGAAACTCGATGTACTTGATGGCTTTGATGAAATCCAAGTATGTGTCGGATATGAAGTCAACGGCGAAGTGATCGACTATATGCCGCTTGATCTTGAGAACGTTAAACCGGTCTATAAAACATTTGCAGGTTGGGATAAAACTGAGGGTGTCCGTAACTTTGATGATCTTCCAGAAACGGCACAAATCTATCTAAAAGCACTCGAAGAGTTGACGCAAACTAAAATCGGTATGATTTCCACCTCACCGGATCGAAACGACACTATTGTTTTTTAA
- a CDS encoding undecaprenyl-diphosphate phosphatase, with the protein MTLFDSLILGALEGITEFLPISSTGHLILASQLLGLQQTAAHKAFEVSIQLGSILAVLFLYAQRLMQDKTLWFKIAIAFLPTGALGFLLYKHIKALFGVETVSIMLIAGGVLFLVIEYFRRDKAIDEGKDLSELTIKEAFTIGFFQSLSMVPGTSRSGATLIGGLFMGLNRKSAAEFSFLLAIPTMFIATAYDLIKHRHELVVDDWSMLIIAFITAFVFAFATVKAFVGFVSRHTFVPFAIYRIVVGIIFFYFVSALPV; encoded by the coding sequence ATGACATTATTTGACTCGCTGATTTTGGGTGCATTAGAGGGGATAACCGAATTCTTGCCTATCTCTTCGACGGGACACCTTATCTTAGCCTCACAACTTTTAGGATTACAACAAACCGCCGCCCACAAAGCGTTCGAGGTCTCCATTCAACTCGGAAGCATCCTCGCCGTTTTATTTTTATATGCACAGCGCCTCATGCAAGACAAAACCCTTTGGTTTAAAATCGCCATCGCTTTTCTTCCGACAGGGGCACTCGGATTTTTGCTCTACAAACATATTAAAGCCCTCTTCGGTGTTGAAACAGTGAGTATCATGCTGATCGCGGGAGGGGTTCTGTTTTTAGTTATCGAGTATTTTCGTCGGGACAAAGCGATCGATGAGGGGAAAGATCTGAGCGAGCTAACGATCAAAGAGGCATTTACCATCGGCTTTTTCCAAAGTCTCTCGATGGTTCCGGGGACAAGCCGCTCAGGTGCCACCCTCATCGGCGGGTTGTTTATGGGGTTGAACCGCAAAAGCGCAGCGGAGTTTTCGTTTCTCCTCGCGATTCCGACGATGTTTATCGCCACCGCGTATGATCTGATCAAACACCGCCATGAGCTTGTCGTGGATGATTGGTCGATGCTCATCATCGCCTTTATCACCGCATTTGTCTTCGCATTTGCAACCGTCAAAGCGTTTGTCGGTTTTGTGAGCCGTCATACATTTGTCCCATTTGCGATTTACCGAATCGTTGTCGGGATTATCTTCTTTTATTTTGTTAGTGCGCTTCCGGTGTGA
- a CDS encoding ATP phosphoribosyltransferase regulatory subunit, whose translation MVFEHEIPEGSKLYFAATAKTKRLIETKASTLLSDAGFEEIITPLFSYHQHMSVCDQRELIRVNDSENHPISLRADSTIDVVRIINKRLGGNTEHKKWFYIQPVYRYPADEQYQIGVEIIDESNLSVALTQATRILNVLEMKPLLQISNINIPRLLTEMLDLNLDDFRHVNIEKFLSLKIDWLTRLVYMQHADEIDAVAAIVPDAIKPELLKIKELCEGLEYPNVVIAPLYYAKMLYYDELFFRVIEANEVYAMGGRYKSDETVSVGFAIYTDALIDALHQ comes from the coding sequence ATGGTATTTGAACACGAAATCCCTGAGGGTTCCAAGCTCTACTTTGCCGCTACGGCAAAGACTAAACGACTCATCGAAACCAAAGCGAGCACACTTTTGAGCGATGCCGGATTTGAAGAGATCATTACACCGCTGTTTTCATATCATCAGCACATGAGTGTTTGCGATCAGCGTGAATTGATCCGAGTTAATGACAGCGAAAATCATCCGATCAGCCTCCGTGCTGATTCGACGATCGATGTCGTCCGTATCATCAACAAACGCCTCGGCGGTAATACGGAACACAAAAAATGGTTCTATATTCAGCCGGTGTACCGTTATCCTGCTGATGAGCAGTATCAAATCGGGGTTGAGATCATTGATGAGTCCAATCTCTCAGTTGCCCTTACTCAAGCAACGCGGATTTTAAACGTGTTGGAGATGAAGCCGTTATTGCAAATATCTAATATTAATATTCCACGACTCCTTACCGAGATGTTGGATTTGAATTTGGATGATTTTCGTCATGTGAACATCGAGAAATTTTTGTCCTTGAAGATTGATTGGCTTACCCGATTGGTTTACATGCAGCATGCTGATGAGATCGATGCTGTTGCCGCAATCGTCCCAGACGCGATCAAACCGGAGCTTTTGAAAATAAAAGAGCTCTGCGAAGGGCTCGAATATCCGAATGTAGTCATAGCCCCTTTGTATTACGCTAAAATGCTCTATTATGATGAGCTTTTTTTCCGTGTTATCGAGGCGAATGAAGTCTATGCGATGGGCGGACGCTATAAAAGCGATGAAACCGTTTCAGTCGGATTCGCCATTTACACCGATGCGTTGATTGACGCATTACACCAATAA
- the ccoN gene encoding cytochrome-c oxidase, cbb3-type subunit I, translating to MENRPLEYDYTVAKWFMLVTVVLGIVGMLVGVILAWEMAFPAVNTIAGSGVAEYTNFSRLRPLHTDSVIFGFTLSGIWATWYYVGQRVLKVSMAESKFLMFLAKLHFALYMVVVVAVVGTLLLGVSTGKEYADFEWPIDIGVVLVWVIWGMSIFGLIGIRREKSLYISIWYYIATFLGIAMLYLFNNMEIPTYFASGGVGAWYHSVSMYSGTNDALVQWWYGHNAVAFGFTVPIVAMIYYFLPKESGQAVYSYKLSLLAFWGLMFVYLWAGGHHLIYSTVPDWMQTMGSVFSVVLILPSWGSAINMLLTMKGEWQQVAASPLIKFMILASTFYMFSTLEGPIQAIKSVNALAHFTDWIVGHVHDGVLGWVAFMIMAALFHMAPRVFKREIYSKSLMNTQFWIQTLGVVLYFTSMWIAGITQGMMWRAHDEFGNLAYSFIDTVTVLHPYYTIRAVGGTLYLVGMFLWAYNMYKTMTSARRVEESELQNASPMGA from the coding sequence ATGGAGAATCGTCCATTGGAGTATGATTACACGGTTGCTAAGTGGTTTATGCTTGTAACTGTTGTTCTCGGTATTGTCGGGATGCTTGTCGGCGTAATTTTGGCGTGGGAAATGGCATTTCCTGCTGTTAATACCATTGCGGGATCAGGAGTGGCAGAATATACAAACTTCAGCCGTCTTCGCCCGCTACACACTGACTCAGTCATTTTTGGATTTACCCTAAGTGGTATTTGGGCAACATGGTATTACGTCGGTCAACGTGTACTAAAAGTATCTATGGCAGAATCAAAATTTTTGATGTTTCTTGCTAAATTGCATTTTGCACTTTACATGGTAGTCGTAGTTGCTGTTGTCGGCACATTGTTACTTGGTGTTTCAACAGGTAAAGAGTATGCTGATTTTGAATGGCCAATTGATATCGGAGTGGTATTGGTATGGGTTATTTGGGGTATGTCAATTTTTGGTTTGATCGGAATTCGCCGTGAAAAATCATTGTACATCTCTATTTGGTATTACATTGCAACATTCCTTGGGATTGCAATGTTGTATCTTTTCAATAACATGGAAATTCCAACCTATTTTGCTTCAGGCGGAGTTGGTGCGTGGTATCACTCAGTTTCAATGTACTCAGGTACTAATGATGCGTTGGTACAATGGTGGTATGGACACAATGCGGTTGCGTTCGGGTTTACTGTACCTATCGTTGCAATGATCTATTACTTCCTTCCAAAAGAATCAGGCCAAGCGGTTTATTCGTATAAATTGTCTCTCCTTGCGTTCTGGGGATTGATGTTTGTTTACCTATGGGCAGGCGGACACCACTTGATCTACTCTACAGTACCGGATTGGATGCAAACCATGGGTTCTGTATTCTCGGTTGTATTGATTCTCCCATCATGGGGTTCTGCGATCAATATGCTCTTGACAATGAAGGGTGAATGGCAACAAGTAGCTGCAAGTCCATTGATTAAATTCATGATCTTGGCTTCTACATTCTATATGTTCTCTACTCTTGAAGGTCCGATCCAAGCGATCAAATCAGTTAATGCTTTGGCGCACTTTACAGACTGGATCGTTGGTCACGTACATGATGGTGTTCTTGGATGGGTTGCGTTCATGATTATGGCTGCATTGTTCCACATGGCTCCACGTGTATTCAAACGTGAGATCTATTCTAAATCGTTGATGAACACACAATTCTGGATTCAAACTCTTGGTGTTGTATTGTATTTCACCTCTATGTGGATTGCAGGTATTACACAAGGTATGATGTGGCGTGCACACGATGAATTCGGTAACCTTGCTTACTCATTCATCGATACAGTAACTGTATTGCATCCATATTACACTATTCGTGCTGTTGGTGGTACATTGTATCTTGTAGGTATGTTCTTGTGGGCGTACAATATGTACAAAACAATGACAAGTGCTCGTCGTGTTGAAGAGAGTGAACTTCAAAACGCATCGCCTATGGGCGCATAA
- a CDS encoding phosphatase PAP2 family protein gives MWRKLCGHFDYTDTHSFGKNLLYRLWVWWCLKAVGSMSFITLFFVLYFYLLTHHYFYVTVIPATVMDEWISFNGSWLYFYLSLWVYVSLPPALTKSKKELLQYGVYAAILSLIGIFFYIFFPTTIQQNSADWGGSADMIWLKSMDMGGNAFPSMHVASAFFSFIWLNYQLKQMRGGKILYALSFLWCCAIIYSTLAVKQHLFIDVIGGLILGGSVALVTLRYHTKTF, from the coding sequence ATGTGGAGAAAACTGTGTGGTCATTTTGACTATACTGATACGCACTCATTCGGTAAAAACTTACTGTATCGCTTGTGGGTATGGTGGTGTTTAAAAGCGGTCGGATCAATGAGTTTCATCACCCTATTTTTTGTCCTTTACTTTTATCTATTAACGCACCATTATTTTTATGTAACAGTTATTCCAGCTACTGTGATGGACGAATGGATATCGTTTAACGGCTCATGGCTCTATTTTTACCTCTCATTATGGGTTTATGTATCTTTGCCGCCAGCATTAACTAAGAGCAAAAAAGAGTTATTACAGTACGGAGTGTATGCTGCAATCCTCTCGTTAATCGGGATATTTTTTTATATCTTTTTTCCTACGACAATCCAGCAAAACAGTGCTGATTGGGGGGGATCAGCCGATATGATTTGGCTTAAATCAATGGATATGGGGGGGAATGCATTCCCTTCGATGCACGTAGCGAGTGCTTTCTTCTCTTTTATTTGGCTCAATTATCAGTTAAAACAGATGCGGGGCGGTAAAATATTGTATGCACTTAGTTTCCTTTGGTGTTGCGCAATAATCTACTCCACGTTAGCGGTAAAACAGCACCTTTTTATTGATGTTATCGGAGGGCTTATTTTAGGGGGAAGCGTTGCTTTGGTGACATTGCGTTATCACACAAAAACTTTCTAA
- the carA gene encoding glutamine-hydrolyzing carbamoyl-phosphate synthase small subunit → MRNVWIYLENGIYLEAKSFGADTTSVGEIVFNTSMSGYQEIISDPSYAGQFITFTMPEIGNVGVNSEDMESAHAHCKGVLVRQYQPHHSSFRAEEALHTFLEKHGVIGICDIDTRYLTKMLRTEGAMMMVASTQVSDKEELKKILENSPRIEQVNYIEEVSTKAAYKHTSGVYDPFSFRYNDAPAPKARIAAIDFGVKRNILNELTQAGLEVEVLPNSFNGDELIARYENKEIDGVFLSNGPGDPLVLKKEQDEIKKLIAHKVPLFGICLGHQLLSIAHGHDTHKLKFGHHGGNHPVKNLKTGMVEITAQNHNYNVPESVREIADVTHVNLFDNTIEGLRYKDAPVFSVQHHPESSPGPKESRYIFNEFLQLIQR, encoded by the coding sequence ATGCGAAATGTGTGGATTTATCTCGAAAACGGTATCTATTTAGAGGCAAAAAGTTTTGGAGCGGATACAACCAGTGTCGGTGAAATCGTTTTTAATACGTCGATGAGTGGGTATCAAGAGATTATTTCTGATCCATCGTATGCGGGACAATTCATCACTTTTACAATGCCGGAAATCGGTAACGTCGGAGTAAATAGTGAAGATATGGAGAGTGCTCATGCCCATTGTAAAGGGGTGCTTGTTCGTCAGTACCAGCCTCACCACTCCTCTTTTCGTGCAGAAGAGGCATTGCATACGTTTTTAGAAAAACACGGTGTTATCGGTATTTGTGATATTGATACCCGTTATTTGACTAAAATGCTCCGAACTGAGGGGGCAATGATGATGGTTGCATCAACACAAGTTTCAGATAAAGAAGAGCTCAAAAAGATTTTAGAAAACTCACCACGTATCGAACAGGTAAACTACATCGAAGAGGTGAGTACTAAAGCAGCCTACAAACATACCAGCGGTGTGTATGATCCGTTTAGCTTTCGTTACAATGATGCACCTGCACCAAAAGCACGTATTGCGGCTATTGATTTCGGTGTAAAACGTAATATCCTCAATGAACTCACTCAAGCAGGTCTCGAAGTTGAAGTGTTGCCGAATAGTTTTAATGGCGATGAGTTGATAGCACGCTATGAGAATAAAGAGATCGATGGAGTTTTCCTCTCGAACGGTCCGGGAGATCCATTGGTCTTAAAAAAAGAGCAAGATGAGATCAAGAAACTGATCGCACATAAAGTTCCATTATTTGGTATTTGTTTAGGGCATCAGTTGCTCAGTATAGCTCATGGGCACGATACTCATAAACTTAAATTCGGTCATCACGGCGGGAATCATCCAGTCAAAAATCTTAAAACAGGGATGGTTGAGATTACTGCACAAAATCATAATTATAATGTTCCTGAATCAGTCCGTGAGATTGCCGATGTAACCCATGTAAATCTTTTTGATAATACAATCGAAGGGCTTCGTTATAAAGATGCTCCGGTATTTTCGGTACAGCACCATCCAGAATCAAGCCCGGGTCCTAAAGAGAGTCGCTATATCTTTAACGAATTTCTTCAACTTATTCAACGCTAA
- a CDS encoding cytochrome c oxidase, cbb3-type, CcoQ subunit has translation MDIATLQAYGYFFFTAFLVAVLYGYIYHLYSSQKKGERDYEKYGNLALNDEITDQPIEEISKNDETKK, from the coding sequence GTGGACATTGCAACACTTCAAGCATACGGTTACTTTTTCTTCACCGCCTTCTTGGTGGCAGTGTTGTATGGGTATATTTATCACCTATACAGCTCTCAGAAAAAAGGGGAACGTGATTACGAGAAGTATGGCAATCTAGCGCTAAATGATGAGATCACCGATCAGCCGATCGAGGAGATCTCAAAAAACGATGAGACAAAAAAGTAG
- the rdgB gene encoding RdgB/HAM1 family non-canonical purine NTP pyrophosphatase, translated as MKIVLATSNKGKVREIIELLHDREVFPYTDLIEGFEIIEDGDTFKANALIKARAVYRALGDENAIVVADDSGISVDALDGAPGIYSARYGGEGSCDRDNLLKLVESLQEKGLNTSPAHYTAAIAIVSREGENCVHGWMHGDVITELRGENGFGYDPIFIPDGFEQTLGELPNDIKKGLSHRSKALELAKILIDQIKFLRSHTGSALTK; from the coding sequence ATGAAAATCGTCTTGGCAACGTCAAATAAAGGGAAAGTTCGAGAGATAATTGAACTATTGCACGATCGGGAAGTTTTCCCTTATACCGATTTGATAGAAGGGTTTGAGATTATCGAAGACGGTGATACCTTTAAAGCCAATGCTTTGATTAAAGCGCGCGCTGTCTATAGGGCATTAGGGGATGAAAATGCGATTGTTGTTGCCGATGATAGCGGTATCAGCGTCGATGCATTGGACGGTGCTCCGGGGATTTACAGTGCTCGCTACGGCGGTGAGGGCTCGTGTGATCGGGATAATCTCCTTAAACTCGTGGAATCATTACAAGAAAAAGGGTTAAATACTTCTCCCGCTCACTATACGGCGGCGATTGCGATTGTTTCGCGAGAAGGGGAGAATTGCGTTCACGGGTGGATGCACGGGGATGTTATCACTGAGCTACGTGGCGAGAACGGATTTGGATACGATCCGATTTTTATTCCTGATGGATTTGAACAAACATTGGGTGAGTTGCCGAACGATATAAAAAAAGGGCTATCACACCGCTCTAAAGCGTTGGAATTGGCGAAGATTTTGATTGATCAGATCAAGTTTTTACGCTCTCACACCGGAAGCGCACTAACAAAATAA
- a CDS encoding PDP protein, producing the protein MKILLLLIAAYGIVFGAQTKSYECTKVFESRKNELLLELEKIDEQKQSLDALKRATEDLLKKKEAMVQGKGSAVDQKLAEIKSREESTKKMVDENKKVLEEMKQLKSDKVSQTFAKMKPGAAAAIFADMKTADVAEIMGTLNSKVVGQILAKMDPKKGSEITAALRALPPEKKK; encoded by the coding sequence ATGAAAATTTTACTTCTCCTTATAGCGGCTTATGGGATTGTTTTTGGTGCCCAAACAAAATCATACGAATGTACAAAAGTATTTGAATCTCGAAAAAATGAGCTTTTATTGGAGCTTGAAAAAATTGATGAGCAAAAGCAATCACTTGATGCATTGAAGCGGGCAACAGAAGATTTATTAAAGAAAAAAGAGGCAATGGTTCAGGGGAAAGGGTCTGCGGTTGACCAAAAGCTTGCTGAAATCAAATCACGTGAAGAGTCAACCAAAAAAATGGTTGATGAAAACAAAAAAGTATTAGAAGAGATGAAGCAACTTAAAAGTGATAAAGTCTCTCAAACCTTTGCGAAAATGAAACCGGGTGCAGCAGCAGCTATTTTTGCCGATATGAAAACCGCTGATGTAGCGGAAATCATGGGGACATTAAATTCTAAAGTTGTTGGGCAAATATTAGCGAAAATGGATCCGAAAAAAGGGTCTGAGATAACAGCCGCCTTGCGTGCCTTGCCACCAGAAAAGAAAAAATAA
- a CDS encoding flagellar FliJ family protein, translating to MKSKYTPLVKLKKKELDRVERDLIAANNRIKLATKLCEEAYMLLQSLSLPTSGSISEFTQAQMLFQAQHQEIENCNLNLAKAQHYQLLIQQQFKEAMIEYEKFKYLEMQELQAHSAKIKKEEAKMLDEIGVMTHKREPL from the coding sequence ATGAAGTCAAAATACACTCCATTGGTCAAGCTCAAAAAAAAAGAGCTTGACCGTGTTGAGCGTGATCTTATTGCCGCTAATAATCGTATCAAGCTTGCTACCAAACTTTGTGAAGAAGCATACATGCTTCTCCAGTCTCTTTCTTTGCCTACCAGCGGTAGTATCAGTGAATTTACCCAAGCACAAATGTTATTTCAAGCGCAACATCAAGAGATAGAAAACTGCAATCTTAATCTTGCAAAAGCTCAACACTATCAACTCTTAATCCAACAACAATTTAAAGAGGCGATGATTGAGTATGAAAAGTTTAAATACCTTGAAATGCAAGAACTACAAGCCCATAGTGCAAAAATTAAAAAAGAAGAGGCTAAAATGCTCGATGAAATCGGGGTGATGACCCACAAAAGAGAGCCTTTATGA
- the ccoO gene encoding cytochrome-c oxidase, cbb3-type subunit II: protein MFHWLEKNPFFFAVAVFLTIAFAGLIEILPNFAQASQPVVGTKPYTTLELAGRHIYIKNNCMGCHSQLVRPFKSETDRYGHYSLSGEYAYDRPFLWGSKRTGPDLMRVGNYRTTDWHENHMKDPAGVVPGSIMPAYNWMFKNTADLDTAYAEQVTVNKVFATPYNTEIPMADGSKATVALADSVEGARAAALEEAKLVAADMKDQDVKDAVAAGQVPEIVALIAYLNSLK, encoded by the coding sequence ATGTTTCACTGGTTAGAGAAAAACCCGTTCTTTTTTGCGGTTGCGGTGTTCTTAACGATTGCGTTTGCAGGTCTTATTGAGATCTTGCCAAACTTTGCACAGGCATCACAGCCTGTAGTTGGTACAAAACCATATACAACTCTTGAGTTGGCTGGACGTCATATCTATATTAAAAACAACTGTATGGGATGTCACTCTCAACTCGTTCGTCCGTTTAAATCAGAAACTGACCGTTACGGTCACTACTCTTTGAGCGGTGAGTATGCGTATGATCGCCCATTCCTTTGGGGTTCAAAACGTACTGGTCCGGATTTGATGCGTGTAGGTAACTACCGTACAACCGATTGGCACGAAAATCATATGAAAGATCCAGCAGGAGTTGTCCCTGGTTCAATCATGCCGGCATATAACTGGATGTTTAAAAATACTGCTGATCTTGATACAGCATATGCTGAACAAGTAACAGTAAATAAAGTGTTTGCTACACCTTATAACACTGAAATTCCAATGGCTGATGGTTCAAAAGCAACTGTTGCTTTGGCAGATTCAGTTGAGGGTGCTCGTGCGGCAGCGTTAGAAGAAGCGAAACTTGTTGCAGCAGATATGAAAGATCAAGATGTTAAAGATGCGGTTGCAGCGGGACAGGTTCCTGAAATCGTTGCACTTATTGCGTACCTTAACAGTTTGAAATAA
- a CDS encoding alanine--glyoxylate aminotransferase family protein, giving the protein MLLFTPGPTPVPESVRVAMAGETLHHRTPEFEAIFERTRTLLFELLGMDEVLMLASSGTGAMEGAVINLAHSKLLSINSGKFGERFGKIAVAHGIANVEIKHEWDTPATVEEVQAALDANPDIDAIAIQICESAGGLRHSVEAIAHAVKAHNPSIMVIADGITAVGVEKIDITNIDCLISGSQKALMLPPGLAIMGLSNAAIEKMGSGKGYYFNLVTEIKNQRKNTTAWTAATTITIGLESVLNRIKAEGGLDKLYADTARRAKATREAMIAIGLSIYPTAPADSMTTVGDAEAKKIRSTLKAFDVNVAGGQDHIKDSIFRINHMGLIAPYEACWAANAVELALDKMGRRTYDGTANRVFNTVYFGL; this is encoded by the coding sequence ATGTTACTTTTTACTCCAGGCCCTACCCCTGTTCCTGAATCTGTTCGCGTTGCGATGGCAGGTGAGACTCTTCACCACCGTACTCCGGAATTTGAAGCGATTTTTGAGCGCACTCGCACATTGTTGTTTGAACTTCTCGGTATGGATGAGGTGTTGATGCTCGCTTCATCGGGCACGGGAGCGATGGAGGGGGCAGTGATTAACCTCGCACATTCTAAACTTCTCTCGATTAATTCGGGAAAATTTGGTGAGCGTTTCGGTAAAATCGCCGTAGCTCACGGGATCGCCAATGTGGAGATCAAACACGAATGGGACACTCCTGCTACAGTAGAGGAGGTGCAAGCGGCACTCGATGCAAACCCTGATATCGATGCGATTGCGATTCAAATCTGTGAAAGTGCGGGTGGATTGCGCCACAGTGTTGAAGCGATTGCACATGCGGTAAAAGCACACAACCCATCTATCATGGTAATTGCTGATGGTATCACGGCGGTGGGTGTTGAGAAAATCGACATAACCAATATCGACTGTTTGATTTCAGGGAGCCAAAAAGCGTTGATGCTCCCTCCGGGGCTTGCGATTATGGGTCTCTCCAATGCGGCGATTGAAAAAATGGGAAGCGGTAAAGGGTATTATTTTAACCTCGTTACCGAGATTAAAAATCAGCGCAAAAACACGACCGCATGGACGGCGGCAACGACGATTACCATCGGTTTAGAGTCGGTACTTAACCGTATCAAAGCCGAAGGCGGTTTGGATAAACTTTACGCCGATACGGCACGTCGCGCAAAAGCGACCCGTGAAGCGATGATAGCAATCGGTCTCTCTATCTATCCAACAGCTCCCGCTGATTCGATGACGACGGTAGGGGACGCAGAAGCGAAAAAAATCCGCTCAACTCTTAAAGCGTTCGATGTAAACGTCGCGGGTGGACAAGACCATATCAAAGATTCAATTTTCCGTATCAACCACATGGGTCTGATTGCTCCGTATGAAGCGTGTTGGGCAGCTAACGCGGTGGAATTGGCACTCGATAAAATGGGACGCCGTACCTATGACGGAACCGCTAACCGCGTGTTTAACACCGTTTATTTTGGACTCTAA
- a CDS encoding DUF507 family protein, which translates to MKVSLAHIPHISSRIAVDLTRSGLVTMTHGLEATAHEAEKILIESVKREMALEEKVKEIVNANGEQIDYYLADERQLFFMIKKKLAPEFGVILSYEDRYSDIAHKILDQLYEEDLIHYDVSENRIKNIIYDAMTTFIADASEIENAVYEKIKSYKRRLIPGTDEYEIMYEKLYKDELTRRGMA; encoded by the coding sequence ATGAAAGTTTCACTCGCGCATATTCCCCATATTTCAAGTCGCATTGCCGTAGATCTCACCCGTAGCGGATTGGTTACGATGACACATGGTCTTGAGGCAACAGCACATGAAGCTGAAAAGATCTTAATTGAGAGTGTTAAGCGTGAAATGGCACTTGAAGAAAAAGTTAAAGAGATTGTTAATGCTAATGGAGAGCAAATCGATTATTATCTTGCCGATGAGCGACAACTCTTTTTTATGATCAAGAAAAAATTAGCCCCTGAATTTGGGGTTATTTTGTCGTATGAAGATCGTTACTCCGATATTGCACACAAAATTCTTGATCAATTATATGAAGAAGATTTGATTCACTATGATGTGAGTGAAAATCGTATAAAAAATATTATTTACGATGCAATGACCACGTTTATCGCCGATGCGAGCGAGATTGAAAATGCGGTGTATGAGAAAATCAAAAGCTATAAGCGTCGTCTCATTCCAGGGACGGATGAATATGAGATCATGTATGAGAAATTATACAAAGATGAATTAACGAGAAGAGGGATGGCATGA